From the genome of Mycobacterium dioxanotrophicus, one region includes:
- a CDS encoding tetratricopeptide repeat protein, whose product MVGERQGGGERRPRRASGGQGQRRQSAPRSSGPNRARGTQPRTDDQRTSDVPLLGSDIEAKQLAPEVRRELITLDKATADYVARHLVAAGNLIDEDPDTALAHARAARNRAGRIAAVREAVGIAAYHAGDWAQALAELRAARRMGSKSALLPMIADCERGVGRPERAIELARSDEAAALTGDDADELRIVVAGARSDLGQFEQALAILSTPQLDPAQTGQTAARLFYVYADTLLALERSDEALQWFINAAASDVDGVTDAEDRVTELA is encoded by the coding sequence GTGGTCGGAGAGAGACAAGGCGGCGGCGAGCGTCGGCCGCGGCGTGCATCGGGTGGCCAAGGTCAGCGCCGGCAGTCAGCTCCGCGCTCGTCCGGTCCGAACCGTGCGCGCGGGACACAGCCGCGCACCGATGACCAACGGACGTCAGACGTTCCGTTACTCGGGTCCGATATCGAGGCCAAGCAGCTGGCGCCGGAGGTCCGGCGTGAACTGATCACCCTCGACAAGGCCACCGCGGATTACGTTGCGCGCCATCTGGTCGCGGCGGGCAATCTGATCGATGAGGATCCGGACACCGCGCTGGCGCACGCCCGCGCGGCGCGCAACCGGGCCGGCCGTATCGCCGCGGTTCGAGAAGCGGTGGGCATCGCTGCCTATCACGCCGGCGACTGGGCCCAGGCGCTGGCAGAGCTGCGCGCCGCCCGCCGGATGGGCAGCAAGTCGGCCCTGTTGCCGATGATCGCCGACTGCGAACGGGGGGTGGGGCGTCCGGAACGCGCCATCGAGCTGGCCCGCAGTGACGAGGCCGCCGCACTCACCGGCGATGACGCCGACGAGTTGCGCATCGTCGTCGCGGGCGCCCGGTCCGATCTGGGGCAGTTCGAACAGGCCCTCGCGATTCTCTCGACCCCACAACTGGATCCGGCCCAAACCGGCCAGACTGCGGCGCGGTTGTTCTACGTCTACGCCGATACGCTGCTGGCGCTCGAGCGTTCGGACGAAGCGCTGCAGTGGTTCATCAATGCGGCCGCGTCCGACGTGGACGGCGTCACCGACGCCGAGGACCGGGTCACGGAACTCGCCTGA
- a CDS encoding TlyA family RNA methyltransferase — protein sequence MARRARVDAELVRRGLARSRQQAAELIAAGRVRVDGMPAAKPATAITVDANIVVAETQERSWVSRGAHKLIGALDAFGLDVSDRRCLDAGASTGGFTEVLLDRGASEVVAVDVGYGQLAWSLRSDDRVRVIERTNVRELTPEAIDGQVDLVVADLSFISLATVLPALTACARPSADIVPMVKPQFEVGKDRVGAGGVVSDPRLRAEAVCTVARRAAELHWHAVGVTASPLPGPSGNVEYFLRLRAETDEPLRGESLELAVHRAVEEGPQ from the coding sequence GTGGCTCGTCGGGCTCGTGTTGACGCCGAGCTGGTCAGACGTGGGCTTGCCCGGTCACGCCAGCAGGCGGCGGAGTTGATCGCCGCAGGCCGGGTTCGTGTCGACGGCATGCCTGCCGCCAAGCCGGCGACAGCCATCACGGTCGACGCCAACATCGTCGTCGCCGAAACCCAGGAGCGCAGCTGGGTGTCGCGCGGGGCCCACAAGCTGATCGGCGCGCTGGACGCGTTCGGGCTCGACGTCTCGGATCGGCGGTGCCTGGATGCCGGAGCCTCGACCGGTGGATTCACCGAGGTGCTGCTGGACCGGGGAGCCTCCGAGGTCGTCGCGGTGGATGTCGGCTACGGGCAGCTGGCGTGGTCTCTGCGGTCCGATGACCGCGTGCGGGTGATCGAGCGCACGAATGTCCGTGAGCTGACGCCAGAGGCCATCGACGGTCAGGTGGATCTCGTCGTCGCCGACTTGTCTTTCATTTCCCTGGCGACGGTGCTGCCCGCACTCACCGCATGTGCCCGGCCGAGCGCCGATATCGTTCCCATGGTGAAGCCTCAGTTCGAGGTCGGTAAGGATCGCGTCGGGGCCGGCGGGGTGGTGTCGGACCCGCGGTTGCGGGCCGAGGCGGTGTGTACGGTCGCCCGAAGGGCGGCGGAATTGCACTGGCATGCTGTCGGCGTGACGGCGAGCCCGCTTCCCGGACCATCGGGCAATGTCGAGTACTTTCTGCGGCTGCGCGCCGAAACAGACGAGCCGCTGCGCGGTGAATCGCTGGAACTGGCGGTACACCGGGCGGTCGAGGAGGGCCCGCAATGA
- a CDS encoding NAD kinase, producing MICERTILLVVHTGRDEATEVARRVEKVLGDNGIGLRVLSAEAVDRGPLHLAPDDMRALGVEIEVVDPDERAAEGCELVLVLGGDGTFLRAAELARNVEIPVLGVNLGRIGFLAEAEAEAIDHVLDHVIKRAYRIENRMTLDVSVRVGNDIINRGWALNEASLEKGPRLGVLGVVLEVDGRPVSAFGCDGVLVSTPTGSTAYAFSAGGPVLWPDLEAILVVPNNAHALFARPMVTSPDASIAIEIEASGHDALVFCDGRREMVLPAGGRLEVTRCGTPLKWVRLDSAPFTDRLVRKFQLPVRGWRGK from the coding sequence ATGATCTGCGAGCGCACGATACTGCTGGTGGTACACACCGGACGGGATGAGGCCACCGAGGTCGCCCGCCGGGTCGAAAAAGTGCTGGGCGACAACGGGATCGGCCTGCGGGTGCTGTCGGCCGAAGCCGTCGACCGGGGCCCGCTGCACCTGGCTCCCGACGACATGCGCGCACTCGGTGTCGAGATCGAGGTGGTCGACCCCGACGAACGCGCCGCCGAGGGCTGCGAGCTGGTGCTGGTGCTGGGTGGTGACGGCACGTTCCTGCGGGCCGCCGAGTTGGCGCGCAATGTGGAGATCCCGGTGTTGGGCGTCAACCTCGGCCGGATCGGATTCCTGGCCGAGGCCGAAGCCGAGGCCATTGACCACGTGCTCGACCATGTCATCAAGCGGGCCTACCGGATCGAGAACCGGATGACCCTCGATGTGTCGGTGCGCGTCGGCAACGACATCATCAACCGGGGCTGGGCGCTCAACGAGGCGAGCCTCGAAAAGGGGCCCCGGCTCGGCGTACTCGGCGTGGTTCTCGAAGTGGACGGCCGGCCGGTGTCGGCGTTCGGTTGCGATGGGGTGTTGGTCTCCACGCCCACCGGGTCCACGGCATACGCCTTCTCCGCGGGCGGCCCGGTGCTCTGGCCGGACTTGGAGGCGATCTTGGTGGTACCCAACAACGCCCACGCGTTGTTCGCCCGGCCGATGGTCACCAGCCCGGATGCGTCGATCGCCATCGAGATCGAGGCCAGTGGTCATGACGCCCTGGTGTTCTGCGACGGCCGCCGGGAGATGGTCCTGCCCGCCGGCGGACGGTTGGAGGTGACCCGATGCGGGACGCCGTTGAAATGGGTCCGGCTCGACAGCGCACCGTTCACCGACCGGCTCGTGCGCAAATTCCAGCTGCCGGTCAGAGGCTGGCGGGGGAAGTAG
- the recN gene encoding DNA repair protein RecN, producing the protein MLAEIRIESLGAISSATAEFDRGLTVLTGETGMGKTMVVTSLHLLGGARADATRVRSGADRAVVEGRFSTTELGADVALRVDELLESSGADRDDDGTVIAARSVSRVGPSRAYLGGRSVPAKSLSSFTAEVLTLHGQNDQLRLMRPDEQRVALDRYADVDKLLARYRRIREEWQLARKDLVDRRQRARELAQEADRLSFGINEIDAVAPQPGEDEAIVADIRRLSELDALREAAQTARVALSGALDDPSPDAVSATDGVGQAKSALESTDDASLQALGVRLAEAVVVISDVTAELGHYLDELPSDASTLETKLARQAELRTLTRKYAADIDGVLAWARDAADRLAQLDVSEETLATLERRVGELEGQVVAAAGELTKVRVKAAKGLAKAVTSELAGLAMANAIFSITVTPMPARADDSSPVTLPDGTVVHAGHDGVDAVEFGFTAHRGADVLPLTKSASGGELSRVMLALEVVLSASAEGTTMVFDEVDAGVGGRAAVQIGRRLARLARTHQVIVVTHLPQVAAYADAHLLVDAGDGRRKSSGVRRIDDDERVAELARMLAGLGESDSGRAHARELLEAAQQERTAP; encoded by the coding sequence GTGCTAGCTGAGATCCGAATCGAATCGCTCGGCGCGATCAGCTCTGCCACCGCCGAGTTCGACCGCGGACTGACCGTGTTGACCGGTGAGACCGGCATGGGCAAGACCATGGTGGTCACGAGCCTGCATCTGCTCGGCGGTGCTCGTGCGGATGCCACCCGGGTGCGGTCGGGTGCTGACCGGGCCGTGGTCGAAGGACGGTTCAGCACCACAGAACTCGGTGCCGACGTGGCACTGCGGGTCGATGAGCTGCTGGAATCCTCCGGTGCCGACCGCGACGACGACGGAACGGTGATCGCCGCGCGTTCGGTCAGCCGGGTCGGGCCATCGCGCGCGTACCTCGGCGGCCGCAGCGTGCCGGCGAAGTCGCTGAGCAGTTTCACCGCTGAAGTGCTGACGCTGCACGGACAGAACGATCAGCTGCGATTGATGCGTCCGGACGAGCAGCGGGTGGCGCTGGACCGGTATGCCGACGTGGACAAGCTGTTGGCGCGGTATCGCCGTATCCGGGAGGAATGGCAGCTCGCGCGCAAGGATCTCGTCGACCGTCGGCAACGGGCGCGCGAACTCGCCCAGGAGGCCGACCGGCTGAGCTTCGGGATCAACGAGATCGACGCAGTGGCACCGCAGCCCGGTGAGGACGAGGCCATCGTCGCCGACATCCGGCGGCTCTCGGAGCTCGATGCGCTGCGGGAGGCCGCGCAGACGGCGCGAGTGGCGCTGTCCGGTGCGCTCGACGATCCGTCGCCGGATGCGGTGTCGGCGACCGACGGTGTGGGGCAGGCGAAATCGGCTCTGGAGTCCACCGATGACGCGTCGCTGCAGGCGCTGGGCGTCCGATTGGCCGAAGCGGTCGTGGTGATCAGCGACGTCACCGCAGAGCTCGGTCATTACCTGGACGAATTGCCCAGCGATGCAAGCACATTGGAGACCAAGCTGGCGCGGCAGGCGGAGCTGCGCACACTGACCCGCAAGTACGCGGCAGATATCGACGGGGTGCTGGCCTGGGCCCGTGATGCCGCCGACCGGCTGGCACAGCTGGACGTGTCGGAGGAGACGTTGGCCACGTTGGAGCGTCGCGTCGGAGAACTGGAAGGCCAGGTGGTGGCGGCCGCCGGCGAGCTGACCAAGGTCAGGGTCAAGGCCGCCAAGGGTCTGGCCAAGGCGGTCACGTCGGAACTGGCCGGCTTGGCCATGGCCAATGCGATCTTCAGCATCACCGTGACCCCGATGCCCGCGCGGGCCGACGACTCATCACCGGTGACACTGCCGGACGGGACGGTCGTACACGCCGGCCACGACGGGGTCGATGCCGTCGAGTTCGGCTTCACCGCGCACCGCGGCGCCGATGTTCTCCCGTTGACCAAGAGCGCATCGGGCGGTGAGCTCTCGCGCGTCATGCTCGCGCTCGAGGTGGTGCTGTCGGCCTCGGCCGAGGGCACCACGATGGTGTTCGACGAGGTCGACGCCGGTGTGGGTGGACGCGCGGCAGTGCAGATCGGCCGCCGGTTGGCCCGGCTGGCCCGGACCCATCAGGTCATCGTCGTCACCCACCTCCCGCAGGTGGCGGCCTACGCCGACGCGCACCTGCTCGTCGATGCCGGTGACGGACGCCGCAAGTCCAGCGGCGTGCGGCGGATCGATGACGACGAGCGCGTCGCCGAACTGGCCAGAATGCTGGCCGGCCTGGGGGAGTCCGACAGCGGCAGGGCACATGCCAGGGAACTGCTGGAAGCGGCGCAGCAGGAACGCACTGCGCCCTGA
- a CDS encoding IS3 family transposase (programmed frameshift) gives MAGRKRHSAEDIVRKLRRADELAAAGKTGEEIAAELEVSAATLYNWRRAYGGMDTDAAKELKELREQNARLKRLLAEAELVKDALREVAKGKILGPAAKRRAVVMLTTTLGMSERLACTAVGLARSTHRRLPLSQTPVDPDAETRAWLRSYATKHPCHGFRRAWAALRYDERREVNKKKIHRLWREEGLQVKVRSPRKRAGVSSIPPIEADAPKVVWAIDFQFDSTVDGKAIKIASMVDEHTRESLLNMVERSITGKELVDELEKVFAVAGGPPKVLRMDNGPEFISQALQQFCDGKLGTSYIPPGTPWNNGHIESFNNRLRKECLNRNHWNTLFEARVVIGDFKEEHNHRHRHSSLGYLTPAEYAAACRCTHTPVACEIN, from the exons ATGGCTGGTCGGAAGCGGCATTCCGCGGAGGACATTGTGCGCAAGCTGCGTCGCGCGGACGAGTTGGCTGCGGCGGGTAAGACCGGTGAGGAGATCGCCGCTGAGCTGGAGGTGTCGGCGGCGACGCTGTACAACTGGCGCCGCGCCTATGGCGGGATGGACACCGATGCCGCCAAGGAACTCAAGGAGCTGCGCGAGCAGAACGCTCGGCTCAAGCGGCTGCTGGCCGAGGCTGAGCTGGTCAAAGACGCCTTGCGGGAGGTCGCCA AAGGGAAAATTCTAGGCCCAGCTGCCAAGCGCCGCGCCGTCGTCATGCTCACCACCACGTTGGGCATGTCGGAACGGTTGGCGTGCACCGCAGTTGGGCTGGCCCGCTCCACCCACCGCCGCCTGCCACTGTCGCAGACCCCCGTCGATCCGGACGCCGAGACGCGGGCCTGGCTGCGTTCCTACGCCACCAAACACCCATGTCACGGGTTCCGCCGCGCCTGGGCGGCGTTGCGCTACGACGAGCGCCGTGAGGTCAACAAGAAGAAGATCCACCGTCTGTGGCGCGAGGAGGGGCTGCAGGTGAAAGTCAGGTCGCCGCGTAAGCGGGCTGGGGTGTCGTCGATCCCGCCGATCGAGGCCGATGCTCCGAAGGTGGTGTGGGCGATCGACTTCCAGTTCGATTCCACTGTCGACGGCAAGGCGATCAAGATCGCCTCGATGGTCGACGAGCACACCCGCGAGTCGCTGCTGAACATGGTCGAACGCTCGATCACCGGCAAGGAGCTCGTCGATGAGCTGGAGAAGGTGTTCGCCGTGGCCGGCGGGCCGCCGAAGGTGCTGCGGATGGATAACGGTCCGGAGTTCATTTCTCAAGCGCTGCAACAGTTTTGCGACGGCAAGTTAGGTACGTCGTATATTCCGCCAGGGACGCCGTGGAATAACGGGCATATTGAATCATTTAACAACCGGCTTCGGAAGGAGTGCCTCAACCGCAATCACTGGAACACCCTGTTCGAGGCCCGCGTGGTCATCGGAGACTTCAAGGAAGAGCATAACCACCGACACCGCCACTCATCGCTGGGTTACCTAACGCCGGCCGAGTACGCTGCGGCATGCAGGTGCACCCACACCCCGGTGGCCTGCGAGATCAACTGA
- a CDS encoding PNPOx family protein, with amino-acid sequence MNALYHPGELAVQQRMGQTEIAERVGRMVRQEIPAAAADFLTDQPLIVLAAADDAGRLWTSLIAGAPGFVRAEDARTVTISGLPAACDPLHDALQRTRPVGLIAVQPQTRRRMRVNGTAEPISGGVRIRTEQVYSNCPKYITRRHVEAVRPTALPRAHRTVILSEDHRRTIVATDTFFIGSADLEGNTDASHRGGNPGFLQVLSPTRLRWPDYRGNSMFMTLGNISANPRCGLLIPDWHTGATLQLTGTAEIGWKWRVPTDWVHAVLESCSPMSGVKGR; translated from the coding sequence GTGAACGCTCTCTATCACCCAGGTGAGCTCGCGGTCCAGCAGCGCATGGGCCAGACCGAGATCGCCGAACGCGTCGGCCGGATGGTCCGCCAAGAAATCCCCGCTGCCGCGGCGGACTTCCTGACCGACCAACCTCTGATCGTGCTGGCCGCGGCCGACGACGCGGGCCGGCTATGGACCAGCCTGATCGCCGGGGCGCCCGGCTTCGTGCGCGCCGAGGACGCGCGGACCGTCACGATCAGCGGGCTACCCGCTGCGTGCGACCCGCTGCACGACGCCCTGCAGCGGACCCGCCCGGTGGGCCTGATCGCTGTCCAGCCGCAGACGCGACGCCGGATGCGGGTCAACGGAACAGCCGAGCCGATCAGCGGTGGGGTGCGGATCCGCACCGAGCAGGTGTACTCGAACTGCCCGAAATACATCACGCGCCGCCACGTCGAGGCGGTGCGACCGACCGCCCTCCCCCGCGCCCACCGCACGGTAATTCTCTCCGAGGATCACCGCAGAACGATCGTCGCGACCGATACGTTCTTCATCGGGTCCGCCGACCTCGAGGGAAACACCGATGCATCCCACCGCGGCGGCAATCCCGGATTCCTCCAGGTACTTTCGCCGACGCGCTTGCGCTGGCCGGATTACCGCGGCAACTCGATGTTCATGACGCTCGGCAACATCAGCGCCAATCCCCGCTGCGGACTGCTGATCCCGGACTGGCACACCGGCGCCACCCTCCAACTCACCGGAACCGCCGAGATCGGATGGAAATGGCGTGTTCCCACTGATTGGGTCCATGCAGTTTTAGAGTCCTGTAGCCCGATGTCGGGCGTGAAGGGACGATGA
- a CDS encoding VOC family protein, translated as MPTAITPRPATGHVGLNVTDLERSIEFYRRALGFEPISVSTDGEHRYAFLGSEGVLRLTLWQQSDGAFSANTPGLHHLSFEVDSVDQVRAVEAVLKEHDVRFAYDGVVAHGEGAASGGIFFTDPDGIRLEVYAPGGAEHAPAPSGSAPTCGFF; from the coding sequence ATGCCCACCGCCATCACCCCCCGCCCCGCCACCGGCCATGTCGGCCTCAACGTCACCGACCTCGAGCGGTCGATCGAGTTCTATCGACGGGCCCTCGGTTTCGAGCCCATCAGCGTCAGTACGGACGGCGAGCACCGGTACGCATTCCTCGGGTCCGAAGGCGTCCTTCGACTGACCCTCTGGCAGCAGAGCGACGGCGCCTTCTCGGCGAATACGCCTGGCCTGCACCACCTGTCGTTCGAGGTCGACAGCGTGGATCAGGTGCGGGCAGTGGAGGCGGTACTCAAGGAACACGATGTCCGGTTCGCCTACGACGGTGTCGTCGCACACGGAGAGGGGGCCGCATCGGGTGGCATCTTCTTCACCGACCCCGACGGCATCCGGCTGGAGGTGTACGCACCCGGCGGCGCAGAGCATGCCCCGGCACCCAGCGGTTCGGCTCCCACCTGCGGCTTCTTCTGA
- a CDS encoding CGNR zinc finger domain-containing protein: MRDPRPHLGEPLALDLLNTRWMSSDGPQDLLSDVDGVQCWLATNHLADRCRADEEVRSALVATREAILAVVERRSSDDLNAVLDRGRIRRTLSESGPQELADVPHPWLAPWLAADSLLSLLGEAPDRIKQCAHPHCILWFHDTSKNGARRWHSMAVCGNRAKAARHYAAKRD, encoded by the coding sequence ATGCGCGATCCGCGCCCTCACCTCGGCGAACCCCTCGCGCTGGATCTGTTGAACACGCGATGGATGTCGAGTGACGGCCCCCAAGACCTGCTGTCCGACGTGGATGGCGTGCAGTGCTGGCTTGCGACCAACCACCTCGCCGATCGCTGCCGGGCCGACGAAGAGGTGCGCAGTGCGCTGGTGGCCACGCGCGAGGCGATCCTCGCGGTGGTCGAGCGCCGCTCCTCGGACGACCTCAATGCCGTGCTCGACCGCGGCCGGATCCGGCGGACGCTTTCCGAGTCCGGCCCGCAAGAACTCGCCGACGTACCGCACCCATGGCTCGCGCCGTGGCTGGCGGCCGACAGTCTGTTGAGTTTGCTCGGAGAGGCACCCGATCGCATCAAGCAGTGCGCGCACCCGCACTGCATCTTGTGGTTCCACGACACCTCGAAGAACGGCGCGCGACGGTGGCATTCGATGGCGGTCTGCGGCAATCGGGCGAAGGCTGCGCGTCACTACGCCGCGAAGCGCGATTGA